One region of Candidatus Saccharibacteria bacterium genomic DNA includes:
- a CDS encoding nucleoside monophosphate kinase, giving the protein MILLMGPAGAGKSLQGHKLADEHGYAYISTGEIFRLFLTGHRRAAMLEGKLMGDHETIDMMDKVFDIVDTKDEFILDGFPRTAEQVTWLMKQAEKGRFDRPIVVHMDVSEKETRDRLAKRGRPDDTPDSITERYKLYASKTQPILQQFRDSGVEVLDVDADGTPTKVYKNIITALGLPAKFD; this is encoded by the coding sequence ATGATTTTGCTGATGGGTCCGGCCGGCGCGGGTAAAAGCCTTCAGGGGCACAAACTGGCCGATGAGCACGGATACGCGTATATCTCGACTGGAGAAATCTTCCGTCTGTTCCTCACCGGTCACCGGCGTGCGGCTATGCTTGAGGGGAAACTGATGGGCGACCACGAAACAATTGATATGATGGATAAGGTATTTGACATTGTCGACACCAAAGATGAATTTATACTCGATGGCTTCCCTCGTACTGCTGAGCAGGTGACGTGGCTGATGAAACAGGCCGAAAAAGGTCGCTTTGACCGACCAATTGTTGTACATATGGATGTTAGCGAGAAGGAAACGCGTGATCGTTTAGCTAAACGCGGGCGTCCAGATGATACACCTGATTCGATTACCGAACGTTACAAGCTTTATGCCAGTAAGACCCAGCCAATATTACAGCAGTTTCGCGATAGTGGTGTCGAAGTTTTAGACGTTGACGCCGATGGTACCCCAACCAAAGTATATAAAAATATCATCACTGCGCTTGGTCTTCCTGCCAAGTTTGATTAG
- the map gene encoding type I methionyl aminopeptidase codes for MQSKTSAEIAAMRQSGYILGSVLEKIRREVRMGMTPKQVSALAAEETDRLGGKPAFKGFEGYPDIICISNNNEVQHSIPNDTPFKNGDVVNFDYGVVYDGMITDAGITICIGSKPDADAERLLKGTEAALYAAIDVVREGVRVGDISATIEKVLKSYNLGIVRELVGHGVGHELHEAPEIPNYGHAGTGPTLKAGMTIAIEPITTLGDYRIFGAHDGWTLLTVDGSRSAQFEHTLLVTTDGCEILTQV; via the coding sequence ATGCAATCAAAAACTTCAGCTGAAATAGCGGCAATGCGTCAGAGTGGATATATACTCGGCTCTGTTTTGGAGAAAATCCGGCGTGAAGTACGTATGGGGATGACACCGAAGCAGGTCTCTGCACTTGCAGCCGAGGAGACTGACCGGCTAGGCGGCAAGCCAGCCTTCAAAGGTTTCGAGGGCTACCCAGACATTATCTGCATATCCAACAACAATGAGGTACAGCACAGTATTCCAAATGATACCCCGTTTAAAAACGGTGATGTAGTGAACTTTGATTACGGTGTTGTCTACGACGGCATGATTACTGACGCAGGCATTACCATTTGCATTGGTAGTAAGCCAGATGCGGACGCTGAGCGGTTGCTAAAGGGAACTGAGGCGGCGTTATATGCGGCGATTGATGTAGTGCGGGAAGGTGTACGAGTAGGTGATATATCAGCCACGATTGAAAAAGTGCTAAAGTCGTATAATCTAGGGATAGTGCGTGAGCTGGTGGGCCACGGTGTCGGGCATGAGCTGCATGAAGCACCAGAAATACCGAATTACGGCCATGCCGGCACCGGCCCTACGCTAAAGGCTGGCATGACAATTGCTATTGAGCCCATTACAACCCTTGGAGATTACCGAATTTTTGGTGCGCACGATGGCTGGACGCTCCTTACGGTCGATGGCAGCCGTAGCGCCCAGTTTGAGCACACGCTGCTTGTTACAACAGACGGCTGCGAAATATTGACACAGGTATAG
- the ftsA gene encoding cell division protein FtsA: MRENSAAPHYVGLDIGTSHVRCVIGTRDVNDPTAISVIGHGMSPNQGMRKGVIMHVDECVESIVQAVTETERISGVRIEHATVNMNGAHVAGMNSRGTIAISSPNREITADDRDRVEEAAAIVKLPANREILQVFAKNYRLDGQDNLKDPVGMHGVRLEVDCHILTAATPNVRNLDLALEKAQIRPQHHTVSSLAAAEAVLDRKQKEAGTAVLDIGAGTTNIVVIEDGEIQHIAVIPMGGTHITNDLAIGLKTDLEVAEQVKLKHVTLGDTTDKTYRIIVEGAGYTFEQAETNMIVEARVEELLEYVDKELQKIHRSRKLPGGVVIVGGSAALPGLAEFAKERLQLPARIGKIRGLAGLVDTVDDPAFATATGLMLLDILLAPYVNDQITSTQVFSGGVSSVSNFLKKFRR; this comes from the coding sequence ATGCGCGAAAATTCAGCTGCTCCCCATTATGTGGGTCTCGATATTGGGACATCGCATGTACGATGCGTGATTGGCACGCGTGACGTCAATGACCCGACAGCTATTTCCGTTATCGGACATGGTATGAGCCCAAATCAAGGCATGCGTAAGGGGGTTATTATGCATGTAGATGAATGTGTCGAGTCTATTGTGCAGGCGGTGACCGAAACAGAGCGGATTTCTGGCGTTCGAATTGAGCACGCGACAGTGAATATGAATGGTGCGCACGTTGCGGGGATGAACTCGCGGGGGACCATTGCTATCAGTAGCCCAAACCGAGAAATTACCGCAGATGATCGCGATCGTGTTGAAGAAGCAGCGGCCATTGTTAAGCTACCGGCTAACCGCGAGATTTTGCAGGTATTTGCCAAGAACTATCGTCTTGACGGACAAGATAATCTGAAAGACCCAGTCGGCATGCACGGTGTGCGCCTAGAGGTAGACTGCCATATTTTGACGGCCGCAACGCCAAACGTACGCAATTTGGATTTGGCGCTCGAAAAAGCTCAGATCCGACCACAGCATCATACGGTATCATCGCTGGCAGCGGCGGAAGCGGTTCTCGACCGCAAGCAGAAAGAAGCTGGCACGGCGGTGCTTGATATTGGCGCTGGCACAACCAACATTGTTGTCATAGAAGACGGTGAGATACAGCATATTGCTGTTATACCCATGGGAGGTACCCATATAACAAACGATTTGGCAATTGGCCTTAAAACAGATCTTGAAGTTGCTGAACAGGTAAAACTAAAACATGTTACTCTTGGTGACACCACAGATAAAACGTACCGAATTATTGTCGAGGGAGCAGGATACACCTTTGAGCAAGCAGAAACGAATATGATTGTCGAAGCCCGGGTAGAAGAACTCCTTGAGTACGTTGACAAAGAGCTCCAAAAAATCCACCGTTCACGTAAGCTGCCAGGCGGAGTCGTGATAGTTGGTGGAAGCGCAGCCCTACCGGGGTTGGCTGAGTTTGCCAAAGAGCGACTGCAACTGCCAGCGCGCATCGGCAAGATACGTGGTTTGGCTGGGCTGGTCGACACAGTAGACGATCCTGCATTTGCGACTGCTACCGGGTTAATGCTACTCGACATCCTACTTGCCCCTTATGTAAACGACCAGATAACTTCGACGCAGGTTTTCAGCGGCGGGGTGTCTTCTGTGTCCAATTTTCTTAAAAAATTCAGACGTTAG
- the ftsZ gene encoding cell division protein FtsZ — MAQAVDPAIETFARIKVVGVGGAGGAAINRMIDAGVDGVEFIAINTDAQALHNSRAGTKLHIGRDTTRGLGAGADPAVGEQAAAESREEIKATLEGADMVFITIGAGGGTGSGAGHIVAQTAKDMGILVIGFATKPFAFEGDKRRRNADTAIDKLRNAVDTLIIIPNDRLLQTIDRATPLLEAFKVADDVLRQGVQGISDLITVHGLINLDFADVKAVMSNAGSALMGIGRASGENRAIQAAQQAIESPLLEVSIDGARGILFNVIGGQDLSMHEINTAAEAITAAADPDANIIFGATISPELEGEIIITVVATGFDASYFTNRQAVSTSLPNQASDQDRAIAQPIDSVTKTTETDMEAIDMSIKEDNAEQTDQAADFSNETPMPNIWAIQHDEKDFDKKDAVTLHEPVVSHEDEDELEKPSFLRRLARRRSKVDSEDIDK, encoded by the coding sequence ATGGCACAGGCAGTTGATCCGGCAATTGAAACATTTGCTCGCATAAAAGTAGTCGGTGTTGGCGGGGCTGGCGGCGCAGCCATAAATCGTATGATAGACGCTGGGGTTGACGGTGTGGAATTCATCGCCATCAATACCGATGCGCAGGCTCTTCATAACTCGAGGGCCGGTACTAAACTACACATTGGTCGTGACACAACACGTGGTCTTGGCGCGGGTGCAGATCCGGCGGTTGGCGAACAGGCTGCTGCCGAATCGCGTGAAGAAATCAAAGCGACGCTAGAAGGCGCAGACATGGTCTTTATCACGATTGGAGCTGGTGGTGGCACAGGAAGCGGCGCCGGGCATATTGTGGCACAAACAGCGAAAGACATGGGCATTCTAGTCATAGGTTTTGCTACGAAACCGTTTGCCTTCGAAGGTGATAAACGGCGACGCAACGCTGATACGGCCATCGATAAACTACGTAACGCAGTCGATACACTCATTATTATCCCTAATGATCGACTATTGCAGACCATTGACCGCGCAACACCTTTACTTGAAGCCTTCAAGGTAGCCGATGACGTATTGCGACAAGGCGTCCAGGGCATCTCTGACCTCATAACGGTGCACGGGCTTATCAATCTTGACTTTGCCGATGTAAAAGCCGTGATGAGCAATGCTGGATCGGCCCTAATGGGTATTGGCCGAGCAAGTGGTGAAAACAGAGCGATTCAGGCCGCACAGCAAGCTATTGAGTCACCCTTACTCGAAGTTTCTATCGATGGTGCGCGGGGTATCCTTTTCAACGTTATTGGTGGACAAGACCTCTCTATGCACGAGATCAATACTGCCGCAGAGGCTATCACGGCGGCTGCCGATCCTGACGCCAACATTATTTTTGGCGCAACAATTAGCCCGGAACTAGAGGGTGAGATAATTATTACTGTCGTGGCGACAGGGTTTGATGCCTCGTACTTCACGAATCGTCAGGCCGTAAGTACTAGTTTGCCCAATCAGGCATCTGATCAAGATAGAGCAATTGCTCAGCCAATAGATTCCGTTACCAAGACAACGGAAACAGACATGGAAGCAATTGACATGTCTATTAAAGAAGATAACGCAGAGCAAACAGACCAAGCCGCGGACTTTTCCAACGAAACGCCCATGCCAAACATTTGGGCTATCCAGCACGATGAAAAAGATTTCGACAAAAAGGATGCAGTGACGTTGCACGAGCCAGTCGTATCTCATGAAGATGAAGATGAGCTCGAGAAACCATCGTTTTTGCGCCGCTTGGCACGTCGACGCTCAAAAGTCGATTCTGAAGATATTGACAAATAA
- the nrdR gene encoding transcriptional repressor NrdR, with protein MKCSQCSRDDTKVIESRDVAEGESVRRRRACMVCGYRFTTYERVERSQLIVVKNDGTRQLFNRQKLLAGLYRACEKTSVTSMQLDALVQNIEHELYACADSEVRSRTIGEMVMDRLSGLDEVAYVRFASVYRRFSDIAGFERELSNIRERKQEALDEA; from the coding sequence ATGAAATGTAGCCAATGCAGCCGCGATGACACGAAGGTAATCGAGAGTCGCGATGTCGCTGAAGGTGAGTCAGTCCGCCGCCGCCGTGCTTGTATGGTTTGCGGGTACCGCTTTACTACTTATGAACGTGTAGAGCGATCCCAGCTTATTGTCGTGAAAAATGACGGTACACGTCAATTGTTCAACCGGCAAAAACTACTTGCGGGGCTTTACCGGGCATGTGAGAAAACGAGCGTTACTAGTATGCAGCTTGATGCACTTGTTCAAAATATTGAGCACGAACTGTATGCTTGTGCCGATAGCGAAGTGCGTTCACGCACCATAGGCGAAATGGTAATGGATCGCCTGAGTGGGCTCGACGAGGTGGCGTACGTTCGCTTCGCAAGCGTTTACCGTCGGTTTAGCGACATAGCGGGTTTTGAGAGGGAACTTTCGAACATACGTGAAAGAAAACAAGAAGCCTTAGATGAGGCATAG
- a CDS encoding vitamin B12-dependent ribonucleotide reductase: MACASKESEGKSMGQTTDSGVKRLFTTPRAKAYDAITWVKRDSELKNPFTGEIVFAQKGVEIPESWSLNALNIVAQKYFTGTPGTKGREASLKQLIDRVVDTVVRQGQQEGYFDSVTEAETYREELKYVLATQRAAFNSPVWFNIGAPERAQQASACFILGVEDTMPAILQWYTDEGMIFKGGSGSGVNISPIRSSVEPLGKSAGTASGPLSFMRGADASAGAIKSGGKTRRAAKMVILNVDHPDIEEFIWCKSIEEDKARALQAAGFDMSLDGKDIFSVQYQNANNSVRVTDEFMQAVEADGDWDLKAVSTGKTVRTIKARHIFRQFAEAAWQCADPGMQFDTVINKWHTTPNVGRINGSNPCSEYMHLDNSACNLASINLLHYLNDDFSFDVESFKHTVELMFTAQEILVGYSSYPTERITKNARAYRELGIGYANLGALLMAQGLPYDSDEGRAQAAAITAILTGHSYATSAKMARRVGPFTGFHKDRDNMLKVLRMHREAVNHIDASLVSEDLLDAAVAAWDDAVELGELYGVRNSQASVLAPTGTIGLMMDCDTTGIEPDLGLVKVKKLVGGGTMSIVNQTVPRALRALGYSDEQVNDIVAYIDIEKTILGAPHLKKEHEPVFACSMGDNSIHYLGHVKMMAAVQPFLSGAISKTVNMPETATVEDIEQLHIDSWKMGLKAVAIYRDNCKVAQPLSMAKKDSDENKEEAPVAAVAVSDDGKIVLKGAVRRKLPRIRNSRTYRFVVADLEGFFTVGEYPDGTPGELFISVSRQGSTLAGLMDSFAISVSHGLQYGVPLKSYVKTLRGTSFAPFGITDDPDIRTASSVTDYIVRRLALDYLNFDDRLELGLASIDDMPEEQTSLLEGSAEKNEVITHSETTTTQVTKPVETQPMAPVHAEATQHGRQVQIKDSTAPLCYNCGNQTQRSGSCYVCTSCGSTTGCS, from the coding sequence ATGGCATGTGCTTCCAAAGAAAGTGAGGGTAAAAGTATGGGACAGACAACTGATAGTGGAGTAAAGCGGCTTTTTACCACGCCTCGTGCTAAGGCGTACGACGCCATTACGTGGGTGAAGCGTGATTCTGAGCTTAAAAACCCTTTTACCGGTGAGATTGTCTTCGCGCAAAAAGGTGTTGAAATCCCAGAGAGCTGGTCGCTTAACGCGCTTAATATTGTGGCACAAAAATATTTTACAGGTACACCGGGCACGAAAGGGCGCGAGGCTTCGCTGAAACAACTGATTGACCGCGTAGTTGATACTGTTGTACGTCAGGGTCAGCAAGAGGGCTATTTTGATTCTGTCACCGAAGCTGAAACGTACCGGGAAGAGCTCAAGTATGTCCTAGCCACTCAGCGAGCAGCATTCAATAGCCCGGTTTGGTTTAATATTGGCGCACCGGAGAGGGCACAGCAAGCAAGTGCTTGTTTTATCTTGGGCGTCGAAGACACCATGCCAGCAATACTGCAATGGTACACTGACGAAGGAATGATATTCAAGGGTGGTTCGGGTAGCGGTGTCAACATTAGCCCTATTCGTTCAAGTGTTGAACCACTGGGCAAAAGCGCTGGGACAGCAAGTGGTCCACTAAGTTTTATGCGAGGTGCTGATGCGAGCGCCGGCGCAATTAAGAGCGGCGGAAAAACGCGCCGAGCTGCCAAGATGGTTATTCTGAATGTCGACCACCCAGATATAGAAGAGTTTATTTGGTGTAAATCAATTGAAGAGGACAAAGCGCGCGCGCTTCAGGCGGCTGGGTTTGACATGAGCCTTGATGGTAAAGATATTTTCAGCGTCCAGTACCAGAATGCCAATAACTCAGTAAGAGTCACCGACGAATTTATGCAGGCGGTTGAGGCAGACGGCGACTGGGATCTTAAAGCAGTTAGTACTGGCAAAACGGTTCGAACAATCAAAGCCCGTCACATTTTTCGGCAGTTTGCAGAGGCTGCGTGGCAGTGCGCTGATCCTGGTATGCAATTTGACACGGTTATTAACAAATGGCACACAACTCCAAATGTAGGTCGTATAAATGGCTCTAACCCCTGTAGCGAGTACATGCATCTTGATAATTCGGCGTGTAACCTTGCAAGTATTAACTTGCTCCATTACCTGAATGATGACTTTAGCTTCGATGTTGAAAGCTTCAAGCATACCGTTGAGCTTATGTTTACCGCTCAAGAAATTCTCGTTGGCTATAGTTCGTATCCAACCGAGCGTATTACAAAAAATGCTCGGGCCTACCGCGAGCTAGGAATTGGGTATGCGAACCTGGGCGCGTTGCTTATGGCTCAAGGCTTGCCTTATGACAGTGACGAAGGGCGCGCACAGGCAGCAGCAATAACGGCCATTCTGACTGGCCACAGCTACGCTACGAGCGCTAAGATGGCTCGTAGGGTTGGACCTTTTACCGGTTTCCACAAAGACCGTGACAACATGTTGAAAGTGCTTCGAATGCACCGTGAGGCCGTAAATCACATTGACGCTAGTCTTGTCTCCGAAGACTTGCTAGACGCGGCTGTTGCAGCCTGGGATGATGCAGTTGAGCTTGGTGAGTTGTACGGTGTACGCAACAGTCAGGCAAGTGTGCTTGCGCCAACTGGTACTATTGGGCTTATGATGGACTGTGATACTACGGGTATCGAACCAGATCTAGGCCTTGTAAAGGTAAAAAAACTGGTCGGCGGTGGCACTATGAGTATAGTTAATCAGACGGTTCCACGAGCCCTCAGGGCGCTTGGCTATAGCGACGAGCAAGTCAATGATATCGTTGCCTACATTGACATCGAAAAAACTATTCTTGGTGCACCTCATCTCAAAAAAGAACACGAACCTGTTTTTGCGTGCTCCATGGGGGATAACTCTATCCATTACCTGGGTCATGTAAAAATGATGGCGGCTGTTCAACCATTTCTATCTGGTGCAATTAGTAAAACCGTAAATATGCCAGAAACGGCAACCGTAGAAGACATAGAACAGCTGCATATAGATTCGTGGAAAATGGGTTTGAAAGCGGTCGCTATTTACCGAGACAACTGTAAGGTGGCGCAGCCGCTAAGTATGGCTAAGAAAGACAGTGATGAAAATAAGGAAGAAGCACCTGTCGCCGCTGTGGCTGTTTCAGATGACGGTAAAATTGTGCTCAAAGGTGCGGTGCGTCGGAAGCTGCCGCGTATCCGGAACAGTCGTACCTACCGTTTTGTTGTCGCCGACCTGGAAGGTTTCTTTACGGTGGGTGAATACCCAGACGGTACTCCTGGTGAGTTATTCATAAGCGTAAGCCGTCAGGGTTCGACGTTGGCTGGTCTAATGGACTCATTTGCTATCAGCGTGAGCCACGGCTTGCAGTACGGCGTGCCACTCAAGAGCTACGTCAAGACACTACGGGGTACAAGCTTTGCGCCATTTGGTATAACGGATGACCCAGATATCCGAACGGCTAGCTCGGTCACGGACTACATTGTCCGCCGGCTTGCACTCGACTATCTGAACTTTGATGATCGTCTTGAACTTGGACTGGCAAGTATTGACGACATGCCTGAAGAACAAACTAGTCTCCTCGAGGGCAGCGCAGAAAAAAACGAAGTAATTACTCACTCTGAAACGACCACGACACAAGTCACTAAGCCTGTTGAGACACAACCCATGGCACCCGTACACGCGGAAGCTACTCAGCATGGTAGGCAAGTTCAGATTAAAGATTCTACGGCTCCACTGTGCTACAACTGCGGAAACCAAACCCAACGAAGTGGTAGCTGCTATGTCTGTACAAGTTGCGGTTCAACGACAGGGTGCTCGTAA
- a CDS encoding isoleucine--tRNA ligase — MKFKANTRRKASEYEKDLVQHWKEHKTFEKSVEQRPKEGAYVFYDGPPFLTGTPHHGHLLVSSVKDAVARYQTMKGKRVERRWGWDCHGLPAEVFVEKKLGITSKKEIGTKISISDYVRECRAAMVQTGTEWEDTIYRLGRWVEFKGAYKTMDNEFMESVWWAFKKLYEEGKIYEGEKILVYCTKDATPISKSEVAMENSYQQDTDPSVYVYFKIDDSDESLLAWTTTPWTLPANVAVAVHPDLDYSLVEYEGRKFYVATAALERVMVDDKKSVLAYNVVKNIQGSELVGKRYQPLFENRGPGAHHVLAADFVTADDGTGIVHEAPAYGEEDYELCKKHSVPVVSIVDENGNYTEGDWIGQNIWDVNKEIAKTLVRDGRALRIEYILHDYPHCHRCGTKLMYRAHPSWFMDIQLQKNEMLQANQATRWKPDNLRTGRFNNIIESAPDWNLSRDRYWATPIPVWRGYRPDGTEVVKVIGSYEEFEQLTGKRCDDYHLPSVMDVTFICDGVEMRHIGKVLDCWFESGSMPFAQFHYPFENKEKFERSFPADFIIEAIDQTRGWFYSLTAVNVALFGKSPFKNLICTGFINAADGKKMSKKLKNYTDPMVLMDAFSVDAFRFMMLSSPLLAGEDFALKDKDVQDVQRKLAMIWNMYDFFTMYADVDGWEWDGSLEDPLKGLHNPLDRWMVSRLHQMQQHVTRHMDDYNLPEAMSEVLPLLDDASNWYVRRSRRRFWKSEDDSDKNDAYRTLHYVLVRLSMLLAPFTPFLSEELYRKLTGGESVHLLDWPKQGSIDDQVLSDMAHTRIVIEQGLAARMFKSEHEVQVKVRQPLATLTYGGEQQLGEFYEMTISDEVNVREVIFTSEVKMAVSVDKNITPALQREGMMREVVRAVQNARKQAGLQVDDRIVLCLTTTNSELQTAIQEHEVSIKAETLAQSIATLDEADFTSMLSIDGIDLEIALGKV; from the coding sequence ATGAAGTTTAAGGCAAATACGCGGCGGAAGGCAAGTGAGTACGAGAAGGATCTTGTGCAGCACTGGAAAGAACACAAAACATTTGAGAAGTCGGTTGAACAGCGGCCAAAAGAAGGGGCGTATGTTTTCTACGACGGCCCTCCTTTTTTGACGGGCACGCCCCACCACGGGCATTTGCTGGTTTCGTCGGTCAAGGACGCGGTAGCACGATACCAAACGATGAAGGGCAAGCGAGTCGAGCGGCGTTGGGGCTGGGACTGTCATGGTTTGCCGGCTGAAGTCTTCGTCGAAAAGAAGCTTGGCATAACTAGTAAAAAAGAAATCGGCACCAAAATAAGCATAAGCGATTATGTTAGGGAGTGCCGTGCGGCTATGGTTCAGACCGGCACAGAATGGGAAGATACCATTTATAGACTGGGTCGCTGGGTTGAGTTTAAGGGTGCCTACAAAACCATGGACAATGAGTTTATGGAGTCTGTTTGGTGGGCCTTCAAAAAGCTCTACGAAGAAGGCAAAATTTATGAAGGTGAAAAAATTTTGGTCTATTGCACCAAAGACGCTACGCCCATCAGCAAAAGTGAAGTTGCCATGGAAAACAGCTACCAGCAGGACACTGATCCGAGCGTCTATGTCTATTTCAAAATCGATGATTCCGACGAGTCGTTGCTAGCTTGGACGACGACACCTTGGACACTACCCGCCAACGTGGCAGTGGCAGTACATCCCGATCTAGACTACTCGTTAGTGGAGTATGAGGGGCGAAAATTTTATGTCGCTACGGCAGCGCTCGAGCGAGTGATGGTCGACGACAAGAAAAGTGTATTGGCATACAATGTTGTAAAAAATATACAGGGGTCAGAGCTAGTTGGTAAACGATATCAGCCGCTGTTTGAAAATCGTGGACCCGGGGCTCATCACGTGCTGGCCGCAGATTTTGTAACGGCTGACGATGGTACTGGCATCGTCCACGAAGCGCCTGCTTATGGTGAAGAAGATTACGAGCTGTGCAAGAAACATAGCGTGCCAGTCGTCTCGATCGTAGACGAAAACGGGAATTACACGGAGGGTGATTGGATAGGCCAAAATATATGGGATGTCAACAAAGAAATCGCCAAAACACTAGTTCGGGACGGGCGCGCGCTGCGAATTGAATATATACTGCACGACTACCCTCACTGTCACCGATGCGGTACTAAGCTCATGTATAGGGCGCATCCAAGCTGGTTTATGGACATACAGCTTCAAAAAAATGAAATGCTACAGGCCAACCAAGCGACACGCTGGAAGCCGGATAATCTTAGAACAGGACGTTTTAACAACATTATCGAGTCCGCTCCCGATTGGAATTTGAGCAGAGATCGTTACTGGGCTACACCCATACCTGTTTGGAGAGGTTATCGGCCTGATGGTACGGAGGTTGTGAAAGTCATCGGCTCGTACGAAGAGTTTGAACAATTAACTGGAAAGCGTTGTGATGATTACCATTTACCGAGCGTCATGGACGTCACTTTCATTTGTGATGGGGTAGAGATGAGGCACATAGGTAAAGTCTTGGACTGTTGGTTTGAGAGCGGCAGTATGCCTTTTGCTCAGTTTCACTACCCGTTTGAAAACAAGGAAAAATTTGAGCGTAGTTTTCCGGCAGATTTCATTATCGAAGCAATCGATCAGACCCGTGGATGGTTCTACAGCCTGACTGCCGTAAACGTGGCGCTCTTCGGAAAGTCGCCTTTTAAAAATCTGATTTGTACGGGATTTATAAATGCGGCGGACGGCAAAAAAATGAGCAAAAAACTCAAAAACTACACAGACCCGATGGTGCTGATGGATGCTTTTTCCGTGGATGCTTTTCGTTTTATGATGCTATCGAGCCCGCTACTGGCAGGGGAGGATTTTGCTCTAAAGGACAAAGACGTACAGGATGTGCAGCGAAAGTTGGCAATGATTTGGAACATGTATGACTTTTTTACAATGTATGCCGATGTCGATGGATGGGAATGGGATGGATCTCTCGAAGACCCTCTCAAGGGGTTACATAACCCATTAGACCGTTGGATGGTGTCAAGATTACATCAGATGCAACAACATGTAACGCGTCATATGGATGACTATAATCTTCCTGAGGCAATGAGCGAAGTTTTGCCGTTGCTCGACGATGCAAGCAACTGGTACGTGCGACGGAGTCGCCGACGCTTCTGGAAGAGTGAAGATGATAGCGACAAAAATGACGCGTACCGCACGCTTCATTATGTTCTGGTGCGCCTGAGTATGCTGCTTGCACCCTTTACTCCATTTTTGTCCGAAGAGCTGTACCGGAAACTTACGGGCGGGGAAAGTGTACATTTGCTTGACTGGCCTAAGCAAGGCAGTATTGATGACCAAGTGCTCAGTGATATGGCACATACGCGCATTGTGATTGAACAAGGTTTGGCTGCACGAATGTTTAAATCGGAACACGAAGTTCAAGTGAAAGTACGCCAGCCGCTTGCCACCCTTACTTATGGTGGCGAGCAGCAACTAGGCGAGTTTTACGAGATGACAATTTCAGACGAGGTAAATGTAAGAGAAGTTATTTTTACGTCCGAAGTAAAAATGGCTGTAAGTGTTGACAAAAATATAACACCCGCTTTACAGAGAGAAGGCATGATGCGGGAAGTGGTGCGAGCCGTGCAAAATGCTAGGAAACAAGCCGGGCTTCAGGTGGATGATCGGATTGTACTATGCCTAACGACGACGAATAGCGAATTACAAACAGCAATTCAGGAGCATGAGGTTAGTATCAAGGCAGAGACGCTCGCACAAAGCATTGCAACGCTCGACGAAGCTGACTTTACCAGCATGCTCAGTATTGACGGAATTGATTTGGAAATTGCGCTGGGCAAAGTCTAG
- a CDS encoding gamma-glutamyl-gamma-aminobutyrate hydrolase family protein (Members of this family of hydrolases with an active site Cys residue belong to MEROPS family C26.), whose product MHTRPTVIGVTPAFDEGVKLPASQASLYIRREYTQVLNEAGVLPVILSPDMPVEYILELCDGLVISGGEDIPGEVYGGEKLLTVPEPLERVMWERVLIDRFTAANKPILGVCYGMQLLALHYGGSLYQDIHAEVELSIEHVGVTHDVSMKTDFLGLKKAQTYQVVSRHHQAVATLPDGFELCAVAPDGVIEAMQSERSFGIQWHAESDRNGSILYREFIARCG is encoded by the coding sequence ATGCATACAAGGCCTACTGTTATTGGTGTCACGCCGGCCTTTGATGAGGGAGTGAAGCTGCCTGCCTCACAGGCTTCACTATACATACGACGTGAGTATACTCAGGTTCTGAACGAAGCTGGGGTGCTGCCGGTCATTCTTTCACCCGATATGCCGGTTGAGTATATTTTAGAGCTTTGTGACGGCTTGGTTATTTCGGGAGGCGAAGATATTCCTGGCGAGGTCTATGGTGGAGAGAAACTGCTAACGGTACCAGAGCCACTAGAACGTGTCATGTGGGAGCGTGTTTTGATTGACAGATTTACCGCGGCTAATAAGCCAATATTGGGTGTTTGCTACGGCATGCAGCTGCTGGCGCTCCACTATGGTGGAAGTTTGTACCAAGATATACATGCGGAAGTTGAACTGAGTATCGAACACGTGGGTGTTACTCACGATGTTTCTATGAAAACCGATTTTTTAGGCCTAAAAAAAGCGCAGACTTACCAGGTTGTATCTCGGCATCATCAGGCGGTAGCGACGTTACCGGACGGTTTTGAGCTCTGTGCAGTCGCACCGGACGGAGTAATCGAAGCGATGCAAAGTGAACGTAGCTTTGGGATACAGTGGCACGCAGAATCTGACAGAAACGGTTCTATACTGTACAGAGAGTTTATTGCACGTTGCGGGTGA